The following DNA comes from Halofilum ochraceum.
TTCGAGGGGCTCGTAGTGTTCCAGCGGCGTCTGTGAGCCGAGCATCGCGGCATTGTGGATGACCGCGTCGAGATGCCCGCATTGCTCACCGACCCGGTCCGCGAGTTCCGCGTAGTCGGCGGGCGTCGCGCCCTCGAGATCAAGCGGGTAGATCGCCGGCTGCGGGCCACCGTCGGCGACGATCGCGTCGTATACGGTCTCGAGCTTGTGGACGGTGCGCCCGAGCAGAATGACCTCCGCTCCGGCCCTCCCGGCTGTCCGGGCGAGGGCGGCGCCGAGGCCGTCACCCGCACCGGTGATAAGGATGGTGCGCCCCTGCAGGTCGGGCGTCTGCGGTGTCATGGCGTCGCTCACTGTCTGTCGCTCCCGTCGTTGATGGCCTCGGCGCAAAGCCGGCCGGCCCGGACCGCGCCCTCGATGGTGGCCGGCAGGCCCGTGTCCACGTGGTCGCCGGCATACCACAGACCCGGTCGGGGCCCGGTGGTGTCGACCCGCAGCGACTCGATCCCGGGTCGGGGATCAAAAGTGGCGCGTTTATCGCGGACCACTCCGAGTATGCGCGGTGCCGGCCCCGTATGCGCATCGGCATCCGCTGCCAGTTGCTCGATCACGGCACGGGCCAGTTCGTCCCGGCTCATCCGCTCATGCGGTCCCTGGCCACTGACCACCACCGCCAGCACACCGGGCGAGCCCGTAAGGCGTCGGTCGAACAACCATTGACCCGGCGCGTCCAGACGCCCGGTCATGGGCAGGCCGGGTAGTCGACCACGGGCAGGGTCGGGGCCGTAGTCGAGGTACACGGTGGCGATCGGCGCAGCACCGAGCGCCTGCAGGCGGCGGGCATGGTCCGCGCTTTCGGCGTCCCCGGGCAGCAGTCGCGCTGCCGCCGTCGGGTCCGTCGCCAGCACTACGTCGTCGAAAATCGTGTTCGCGCAGTCGAGCCGCCAGCCGTGCGTCTCGGGCACCAGCGCGCGGACCCGGGTGCCCGTATGCACCCGTTGGCCCCGTTCGATCAGCCAGTCCCGGGCGGGACGCGGGAAGAGGGCGCCCAGGTCGACGGTCGGGAACAGCAGATCGCTGGCGGGCCGGCTCTGGAACGCCTCCTGCAGGACGCGCGCGAGCAGCCGTGCCGACGCGTGTTCGGGCGCGGCATTCAGGGCCGCCAGGCACAGCGGCCCCCAGAGGCGTTCGATCACGGCGCGCGGTTGACCGCAGGCGGCCAGCCACTCCGCTGCCGGCTGGTCCTGGACCGGGAGGCGACGCAGCGCGGGCGCGCAGGCCAGGGCCCGCAGCCGGTCGGCTGCGCGCACGCCCCGCATGGTCGCCAGCGCCCAGGCCAGCGCGGCGCGTCCGCCATGCCGCGGAGTCCGCACCTCGAACACCGCGTCCGCGGCCTCGAGCCGCAGTGCAAGCGGCTCGCGCCGCAGTACACGCTCGGGATCCACGCCTACGGTCCGCATCGCGTCGAGTGTCGCGTGATACGCGCCAAGCAGGAGGTGCTGGCCGTTGTCGAGCGTGTGCCCGTCGAGCGCGAGGCGCCGCGCGCGTCCGCCCGGTTCCGCACCGGCCTCGAAGAGGCTGACCGTAAATCCGTGCCGGGTCAGATCCACGGCGGTGGTCAGACCGGACCAGCCGCCGCCGATGATGGCGACCCGCCGGCCACCTGCACTCATGCCGCGCGCTTATTCCGTCGCCGATGGCGCGCTTCCGCGCGCGCGGTCCGCCAGGCGATCCAGAGCTTGCGCAGCGGTGTCAGAGCGACGCGGTGTTCCAGAACCCGGTAGCCGTCACGTTCGATCTCGTCCAGCAGCGTCAGGTAGATACGCGCCATGATGATCCCGCTGCGCTGGGCGTGGCGATCACCGGAGGGCAGGGCCGCGAACGCCCGGTCATAGTACGTCCGCGCGCGCTGGGCCTGTGCCTCGAACAGTCGGCGAACGTGCTCGGGCGTCGATGGCTGCAGCAGTTCACCCGGTTTGACGCCGTAGGCGTCGAGTTCCTCTCCCGGGATGTAGATGCGCCCGCGCATCGCGTCCTCGCGCACGTCGCGCAGGATGTTGGTGAGCTGGAAGGCCATGCCGAGGTCGCGGGCGTACTCCCGGGTGCCCGCGTCTTCATAGCCGAAGATCTCGGCCGAGAGCAGGCCGACCACCGAGGCCACGCGCCAGCAGTAGGTCTCGAGATCGGCGAAGGTCGCGTAGCCGGCATGGTCGATGTCCATCTCCATGCCGTTGATGATCTCGTGGAAGTGCTCGCGTGGCAGGTCGAACGCTTCGACCATCGGGGCAAGTGCCCGGCCCACCGGGTGGTTGGCCTGACCGGCGAACAGCCGCTCGACCTCCGCGCGCCACCAGGCCATTTTCATGCGCGCCGCCTCGGTCTCCGAGACTTCGTCGACGACGTCATCCACTTCCCGGCAGAACGCGTACAGCGCCGTAATCGCGCGGCGCCGCTGTTCGGGCAGGAACAGGAAGCTGTAGTAGAAGCTCGACCCGCTCGCGGCGGCCTTCTGTTGGCAGTACTGATCGGGATCCATGGCGACGCGGCCCGGTAAGCGACCGGGAATTCTAGCAGACCATACCGCCCACGGGCCGCCCCGAAACGGGCACGCAAGCTCCGCGATGACGGCTCGTTACGGCGCCGCCGGCGCGTGGCGGGGCGATAAAGCGATCGAGGGCGAGCGAGGCCGGCAAGCCTGTATAGGCCGGGGCCGCGTGATACAATCGACTGGAATCCGATCGGCGTCCAAGCGGCGCCCGTTGACCGGAGGGCGCGTGCCCACCATGTACCATCCTCCGGCCGCCTTTGAGGCTGGCCTGCCCCGATGCCGCCGCATATCCGTGCCGGTTCCCGGGCAGCTTCGGGCCGCGTTCGCCGTGCAATCCACACAGGGGTAATCCCAGGGAATAGAACCGTCATGAACAGCCCGATCGTCCACGAAAAGCATACCCGGCCCGAGCAGGTCGAAGTCCATATGCAGGACGTGAAGTCCCGCAGCATCCGCCGCCTCGGCTACAACCCCGAGACGCAGCAGCTCGTGATCCAGTTCTACGACTCCCTGCCGGGGCTGAGGACCGTGTATTCGCCGGTGCCGCAGGAGGTCGTCGATGGCCTGATGAACGCGAAATCGATGGGCCAGTATCTCGAGGAAAATATCCGCTACACCTATGATTTCGCGCTGATCGACGAAGACGGCCTCGTCGACCCGGAAAAGACCCGCCAGCGCAGGGACGGCGAAATCTGAACCGCGGTTGCGTTGACAGACGCGATCGGCTTACGTACATTTCGCGCGGTTCGCGCAAGGCCGGGGTCGAGCCCTTTCGCCCCACGCCAGCCCGAAACGAAAAAACAGGTCCCCATCGTCTAACGGTTAGGACACTGCCCTTTCACGGCAGTAATAGGGGTTCGAATCCCCTTGGGGACGCCATATAAATCAGGGAGTTACGAAACTCCCTGATCCCAAAAGCCCATCGTACGGAACGGGTACGGAAATTGATCGTCCCTTCCGCCCTGTTCCGTACGGGGGGTTATCGAAGCCCCGCCACGGTTCGCCCGTGCGGGGCTTTCTACGTCAGGGGATGCACCGGGTAGCTGCGCGGCTAGTATCTGCATCCGTCACGTCGAACGTCATGGCACAGCCCCGACGCGAGTCCGGGGTCAGCCGACAGGGGAACGTGCAGCGCCGAACAGTCCGACTGGCGGGGTTTTCTCGTCAGGGTCTCCCGGCGTGCGCGGGGCAGTGACCAGCGATCTCGCCGCAGTGGCAAGGTCAGGGGTATCCTGCGTACATTACCAAAACCCGCCGCCGCCTCTGGCAATTCCGGCCACCGAGCCACAGGGGGAGGCGCTGGCGGATCGGACCTGGGCCGCCTTGTTCATCCCATGTCAGCTCTACCGCCAGCCATTACGAGACATTCTTCTGAGTCGGAACGTGGGCCCTCGTGTAGCTGCCAGCCTCCAGCGAGGAAGCGTCATCTTTCCGTAGTCCGATTGTCTTGTCGATCGCCTCGGCACCTGGCTGCGCGACCAACCCGGCCGGATTCTCGAGAAGTCGAGCTCCGAGGTTCTCCGCAATCCCGGGGCCGCCATTCCAGATCAGAATTTCGAGGTGCCGCGTTGGGTCCAGTGCGCCGCGGAACAGGTTCGCCCGTAGCTCGGCCCGCTGCTCGCGCCGCATGTGTAGCGTATGGGACCGCAGAGCCGCTGTCGGATGTGGCGTTAATCAATGTATGCAAGCGCATCGGAATCGATGCCACGCCGTACGGGTTCCGGTCGAGTTTCAAGGATTGGGCGCGCGACCGCTCGGCCTACGCGGATGAGGTGCCTGAGTTGGCCCTGGCGCACGTCAATTCCGACGCCACGCGCGCCGCATATGCCCGCGGCGAATTGCTGGCGCAGCGCACGAACCTGATGGCCGATTGGGCGAAGTTTCTACGCGAACCGAAGGCAACGGGCACGGTGACGCCGACCAAGGAGGCGCAGACTTGAGCAACAACGCCTTTCCTGACTGGACCCCAGCCGAGTTGTCGGCCTGGCTCAACGCGATAGAAGGTAAGTTTCCACAAGAGCAAGTCGCCTATTACCGGCGCCTTGCCAGTGATGAACGAATGCGCGAGGTCTGGGAGTGGTTCGACACGATTAAGGCGGATTTGGGGCGCTGGGAAGACGGCAGTCCCATGGATTTTGTTCTCCGTTGCGAGCGAGCCATGCAGATTCCTTGGAAACCAGGAAACATGGCTCAAAAGCAGCGAGATGAGTACCTCCAGAAAGTGCGGCGGCACGCCGAAGAATTGCTGGAACTACTAGAGGATACTCGCTACGACTGCTCCTGGGATGAGGGCACAGAGTTAGACACCGACGATCCAGAAATCGAGAAACGTATAGGTGATAACGTTACTGGTACGGCACGGTTTGCCGAGTTGCGAGGTTACGATCTTGTCCTGTCTTACTTTGCGCGAGGCGATGGCCGTCTTTTCGAGCTGCCTTGGGATTACCCCGAGTCCTGTCTTACCAATCAACTTCATGGTGTAGTCGCATGGACCCATAAGGATGATTTCTGGGGCCGCAATCTGGCTTCGAGTACGCCATTTCAGCAATCTTTCAGAACGTTAAGGCCGCAGCACTTCAATTGCACGCTCTATGAGGACGTGGGTAGGTTCGGAGTCAAAATACCGTTTCGAGTTCTCGCCGCGATCACGAACGTCGCTCTGGAGCTGCCGCCGGAACAACAGGTTGACGAAGAAACGGCTCGCAAACATGTTGCCCGCTATCTCGAACGTCGCGACGAGCCCCAAGAACCCGGGTCTGCGGCAGTTCCGCCTCTGTTGGACTTCTAATCCAGAATCGAAATTGGCCGATAATGATTGGGTGTAACTAAGATGCGGGCGATGTACGGATCGTCCAATACCCTGAAACTACCCTTGAGATCTGGCGGGCGGCCGGACCAGGGTACGATACAAGACTGGACTAGAGTTGACGGATCGACCGGAGGCTCGCGCGGCGCTCTAAGCAAATGGGAGATCAAGCGGTTGGAACAACCCGGGGACGAGGCCGAGCGCGTGAGTTGGTAGGGAAACCGAGTGATATTGTGGGGTTCAAGTGGACCCCCGCAAAGGCAGTACGGAACCGGCGCTGGCGCTGAGATCAGGCCGGCCGGGGGCCCATCTCGTCCGAGCCCATGATCCGCTCGGCAGCACTCATCGCGGCCGCTTTCGCCGCCGTATCCCAAAAACGCCCTCGCGCTCGGGCGCGGCCCGCAGCACATCGAGGCCGGCGCCCGGCCGCGGTGGATCGTCGCGGGTGTACGCGACGTAGCGCACGAGCTCAGCAATCGCGCGATGCAGTGCGCCCCGGTCGATCGGCTCGCCGGCGGCCGCGGACAGGTCGACCGCGGTCGACAGTCGCCCTTGGATCTCGCGGCCGAGCGCCGCGAGTGTGGCCTCACGATCGATCGCAGCCAGACTCCCTCCCACTCGATCGCCTGGAGCAAGCCGGGATTCGAATAGAGCGCTTCCACTCGTCGGCCCAGACCCAACTTTGACAGTTCCAAGTAACACGCTCACCAACAAACTCGCGCGGGCGGTCTGCGTGCTGCTCCATCGCCAAGAGCCGTTCCGCGCCGCGGCGTTGGTGAACTGAAGCCGGAGGTCACGACCGGCAAAGCGACGTTCAATCCGCGTCAGTCAAGTCAATGAGGTGACATCACCGAGTGAGCGCAAGCGCTGATCGAGATGGCGGCGACCGGCGGTTCGGCACACCCCAAGGCCGGCAAAAAAAAAGCGGCTCCATCGGAAGCCTCTAAGCTATTTGGCCCGGGCGTGCGCGATGCTCCATCCTGGCCAGAGGCGAAACGCCTGCAATTCGAGGCCGAATACATTGGCGTAGCCGGCTCCCTCCGATCGACGGTCGGTGCTTGCATCACGGCGGCGGTCCATACATTTTTTAGGATTTCCTTGTCCTCCTTCAGCTGCCGGTTCTGCTGTTCAAGCTGGCGGATCCGCTGCTCCTCCGCCGTCAGCGGCTGGCCTTCGCCCGGCCCGCCGCCGCGTTCGGCCTTGAGCTGATCGACCCAGCGGCGTGCGCCGTCTCCCCGAGATTCTGGTCCCGGCAGACATCGGCCACCTTCAGGCCGTCGTCCACCACCATACGGGCAATCCGGTGCTTGTAATCCGCCGTAAAGTGGCGGTGCTTGCGTGTCATGGTCGTTCTCCTCATCCGGGGGAATATCGTCCCACCTAACGAGGTGTCCACGGAAATTAGACCAGCTCAGGTCCCCTTCCAATACGCACCGCCGGACAAAAAATCCGGGGCGTGCCGATTTTTGTCCTGTCGGCCTGTTTGTAGCGTCAGCAAGATACATCCCGAGATCACACGACAGGGGGTGTAAAGCAATGAGTTTCCCGAAAAGTCACAAGATCGGCCCCAACGCCCGGCGCGGACAAGAGCACGGCGAAGTGCTCGATCTCCACGATACCGATTCGTCGCGTGAAGCGATCCTACGCCGGATCGCGGCCGACGGAGATTCCCGGTCGGCTTTCGGCCTGCTGTGTCTCTCCCGCAGCAAACCGAAGCTGATCGATCGGGATATCGAGCACATCGGGCGTCTGACCGACGAGATGGACGAGCTGACACTAGCAATTGACGACGCAACGGCAAGGGAGGCGCGATGATGGAAGAGTTCGTGAATACAGACCGCAGCGAGCGGCGAGCGGGCGCACCGGTATCGAGTCCCGACCGGGGAGCGGCCACTCATCTCTGGAGCTTGCGGGCTGACCTGGCGGATATTCTGGCCCACGAACCGCCGGGCCGTCCGTGGTTCATCGACCAAATCGTAGAGCTGGGCCGTGGTGCCCTGTTGAACGGACTCGGTGGCTCGAGCAAGACCCGCGCTCTCTACCACTTTGGGATTGCTGGTGTCATTGGGCGTCTGCCGTGGAACTGGACCGTCGCGTCCACGGGATCATCGATCCTGGTACTGACCGAGGACACGCGACGCGACCTCCACGAGACACTGTATCCCATGTGTCGCGCACTTGGCGTTACCGAGGCGGAGCTTGAGCAGATCAATCAACACCTCCACGTATTGCCATTGGCGGGCGAGGACTTCCGCCTGCTGGATATGCCGGATGGACGGACCCTGGACCGCACTGGCCGCTACGACCAGTTGCGCGAGATGATCGACGGACTCGGCAATACGGTGTTCGTCGGCCTCGATCCCGCTCTTGCGCTCACCGCGGGCAATGAACTAGACCAGAATCACCAGCGGATGCTGGGAAAGGCCGTAGATGACCTTGCGGTCAATACTGAAGCCACGGTTATGCTGACCAGCCACGCGACGAAGGGAAGTCTCAGCCAAAACGAGTTGTCCAGCCACTCGAGTCGCGGTGGTGGTGCAATTACCGATAAGGTTCGGGCGGAGTACGTTATGCGGACGATGACGGCGAAAGAGGGGAAGGAAGCCGGGATCACGGATCCAGAAGAACGCAAACGACACGTCCAGCTCGTCGGCGTAAAGGGCAATAACCTCCCACCCGAGTCGTATGTTCCGGCGTGGCTCTGCCGCGGTGATGGCGGAGCGCTTCATGCGGCGGACATCACCCAAGACAAGGCCAACGAGGGGCTGTCGTCGCGGAAACAGCAAGCGCTGTCGATTCTCGTGCGGCTGCACCAGGGGGACACCGCGAAATCGCCACGGTTTTCCGAGTGGCAATCGGAATGTTTCAGTCAGGGAGTCATCGCGAGCAACACCGAAGAGGCCAGGAAGAGGGCGATGGGCCGCGTGCGAGAAAGTCTGCAAAATGCAGGTATGATTCAACCGGGCGAGAAATCCGGGGCATGGGTTCCCACCGAGCAGGGGGAAAAGTACGCGAGAGCCACATAACCGCGATACAGCGAACGAATCGGCCGGAAGAGGGCGAAAACATTGATGGACCGGGATGGTGTCAATGTGACGTCCTGGATCGTCACTAGTTCTGTGTAACGGTCTGCCGTTGACGGGTGCTCGGCAAACCGATCGCCGAAGTCGAGCATAAAGCGATTCAGGGCCGGCTTTCAGTTCTGGATCGGCATAATCGATTTGCGCTAAGCGGCTTGCATGGCCAAGTAGACCACTTTCATCGCCGAGTCGTCCGAAGGGAAGACCTTGCGCTGGCGCCTCGCCTTGCGGATCACGCTGTTGAGCGACTCGATGGCGTTGGTGGTGTAGATCACCCGGCGGATTTCCGGCGGATATTCGAACAGCGTGATCAGGTGCGGCCGGTGGGCCGTCCACGAGCGCCCGATCTGCGCGTACTTCGCGCCCCAGCAGTCGATGAACGCCTCGAGTTCACGCGCGGCCGCCGCCTCCCTCGGCGCCTGATAGATCCGCTTGAGATCCCCGCTGACGGCCTTGTAGTCCCGCCAGCAGACGTAGCGCAGGGAGTTGCGCACCATGTGCACCACGCACAGCTGGACGCGGGTGTGGGGATACTCGGCCAAGATGGCCTCCGGGAAGCCCTTCAGACCGTCCACGCAGGCGATCAGGATGTCCTGCAGCCCGCGGTTTTTGAGCTCGGTGAGCACCGACAGCCAGAACGAGGCCCCCTCGCTCTCCGCCAGCCACAGGCCCAGCAGCTGCTTGTGCCCGTCCACGCCGATGCCCAGGGCCACGTACATGGACTTGTTCACCACGCGTTTGTCGTGGCGCACTTTTAGCACGATGCAGTCCAGATACACGATCGGATAGACCGCATCCAGCGGGTGGTTCTGCCATTCGGCGACCGCCTCCAGCACCCGGTCGGTAACCTGCGACACCAGCGTGGCCGAGATCACGGCGTCGTAAATCTCGCGGAAGGCGGCGACGATATCCTGGGTGCTCAGTCTCTTCGCGTACAGTGCCAGGATCTGATCATTCATCGGCCTCAGGCGTGTCTGGCCCTTGCGGATGAACTGTGGCCCGAAGCTGCTGGCTCGGTCGCGTGAGGCCTCGATCGCGACCTCGTCGTGCTGGCCATTGAGCGTCGTGGCGGTCGTGCCGTTACGGCTGTTGCCCGAACCGTTGCCCGCGGAATCATGCTGCGCGTAGCCGAGATGTGCCTCCATCTCCGCCCCAGCGCCGTCTCCACCGTCAGTTTGACCAGCTTCTGCGTCAGATCCCCCAGATCCTTTTCCGTTTTTACCCCCGTGGCCAGCTTTGCCGCAATCGCCTTCAGATCCGATTCTTCTTCTTTGTTCATGGTTCCGCCCATGGCTGCATTCTCCAGTCGAGACCAAGCAGGCCTGAGCGGTTACACGATTTGATTTACAGTCCACGGCGCCAAGCCGTACACCGGTTCGTCCTTTGCCGTGCTCAAGATGCCCTTGAGTGCCGTGGTCCGAATTGGTAACCAGGTGCTTAGTATCGTCCTGCTCTCGCCTTCTGGCGGAAACGCCCCAGTGACACGACGGACAGACGGCACAAAGAAAGACGGACAAGGACACCCCCCTTAAGGGGGTGTCCTTGTCCGTCTTTCTTTTGTCCCTCCCGTTCCTCGTTGCCGTACCCTCAGTGAAGAGCGCGAACGGCTGAAGACTCTTGCGGTAAACGTTCCGAAGGCGGACCTCCGAAAGAAAATCCAGACGATATTAATTAATCCCGTGGAGCGGACCGACCAACGGGAGGGAGCACACGGAGCGAGCGACAGCGAGCGCGACCGCCTTTGCTTTTCGGGGTCAACGAGGACGGGTCACGGGCAACGTCGTCGCGTTTATAGCCCCGAGGGTCCTGCCTGTTTGGCGGTCGGCATACCGCCTGCGCTCGCGCTGATCCCGCACGAGCCTCTGTTCGAATCGGTCTCAGCAAAAGGGGCTGCGCCTCTTTAAAATCCCGCAGGCACAAGTCAAAGGCCGCTTCGCCAGCGGTGCGAACCCGGCCGGCTGGTCGCCGGCCGGGCTTCTCGCGAGCGTGGGGGTCGTCACTCCGGCAACCCGCTCCAGTCGGTACCCACCGCGCGTGCGGTGGCGCGCGCGGCGGGGCCCCGCGACTTCCGGGGTGTGCCTGCGTTCCTCCAAAACCTACCCCGAAGGCCGATACCCACTTCGTGAAGAAGGATTAGGTCGCCCGGGTGCGATCGCGGACCCAGTCGACGAAGGCCGTTTCGGTTCTCCGGCCGGCCTCGAGTGCCGGTAGCTCATGGAGAACACCCGGGCCGCTGGCGTCAAGGGTGATTCCGGGTTGATCGGTTCCTGCTTCCGGGAGTGGGTGTCACATAAGTCACGTAACTAGTTGTAAATAAACTGTTATCATGAAGTTGTTAACCCAAATACCCCCAAATATACCCCTTCTCTTCTCGGTCTCTGTCAGTTCACGTCGCTAGGCGCCGACTGTCGGCAACGGTGGCGCGACCATTCACCAGCGTAGTGACGGATCCTGCCGGTCGGCCCGGGGGCAGTTTACCTGATTCCCCTTTGAGTTCTTGGTCCAATGTGAGTGCTGTCACGGTAATTCCGCGGCCTATCGCGGGGAACTACACTGGGCAAGCCTTCCGGACGAGGTGGACGCCCCGACCGATATGGTGATGGCCAGTGACTGGGTTGGCTTCACCCGCAAAAGCCTCGAGCATACCGGCACCGTGGTCGACTATCTCGCGCGCTACACCCGGCGCATCGCCACCACCAACGCGCGCGTCCTCGCCGTGGATGACGAGCGCGTCACGCTGCGCTGCCGCGATGGCGGCCGCCACAAGGCCCTTGCACTCGACGGTGCGGAGTTCGTCCGCCGCTTCCTACTGCACGTAGCTGCGGAAGGGCTGATGCGCGTGCGCCACTACGGCTTCCTCGCCAACCGTTGCCGCAGCGAGAAGCTCGCGCGCATCCGTGCGGCAATCGCCGCAACGCCACCGTCGGAGCCGCAGCCCGAGGCGCCCGCCATCATCCCGTGCATCTGCCCGCGCTGCCGCCAGCCGACGCTTCAAGTGACCAGCGGCGATCGCCCCGCGTCGCGCAGCGCCCACAACATCCACGGAGGCGCCCTGAAGACCGCACTGAACCGCACCAGCTACCGTCGATCACCGATCCGCCCCACGGGGTGGACGCCCGCCTGTGCCCACGTGCTGGCCTCGGCCCCGCTGGCGCGCTACATTGCACGCACCGGCACACGTCAGGGACGGGAATGATGCTCGAATAACGCCCTGGTCCAACCCCGCGCGCCTATGCGCGGCAACGCCATTCGGCGCCATGCCCGCGCGCCGCGAATACAAACCCCCTTATTAACAGGCTGTTGAAAAACGGTCCCGTCATGGCGCCGTTTGCGGGATAATCGCACCCGGTACCGGTCATCAGGAAGCGAGGCGATGCGCGGAGCGGACATCACCCAGGAGGCCCTTTTCACGACGGTCCATCTCGAAACCTCCGTGCCGGCCGATCACCCACTGCGCCCGATCCGCGCGATGGTGAACGATGCGCTGGGACGCATGTCGTGGCTGTTCAACGCGATGTACGCCGAAGGCGGACGTGAGTCGATCCCGCCGGAGCGCCTGGTCCGCGCGATGCTCCTGCAGGTGCTGTACTCGGTGCGCTCGGAACGCCACCTGATGGAGCATATCAACTACAACCTGCTGTTTCGCGGGTTCGTCGGCCTCGCGATCGATGATCCGGTGTGGGACCACTCGGTGTTCTCTGAAAACCGCGAGCGGCTGATGGAGCACGGGGTGGTCGAGACACTGTTCGACGAGATCCTGGCGCAGGCCGAGCGCGAGCATTTCTCGGTCGACGGCACGCTGGTGCGCGCGTGGGCCTCGCACAAGAGCTTCCGCCCGCGCGACGGCAGTGACGACGGGCCGCCGACGGGCGGCGGGCGTAATGCGGCCGCGGATTTCCGCGGGCAGAAGCGTTGCAACAACACCCATGCCTAGACGACTGATCCCGACGCGCTGCTCTATCGCAAGTCGAAGGGCACGACATCGATGCTGTGTTACCAGGGGCATCTGGTCACCGAGAACCGCAACTGCCTGGTCGTACGCGCGGCGGTCAGCCAGGCCAACGGCACGGGCGAACGCGATACCGCCCTGCGACTGCTGAGTGAACTGCCCGGCGCGCACCGCAAAACCGTGGGCGCCGACCGCAACTACGAAACGCGCGGGTTCGTGCAGGGCGTGCGCGAGCTCGGTATCACGCCGCATGTCGCGTGCAACGACAGCGGCAATCGGAGCAGCCGGATCGATGGTCGCACGACGCGGCACAAGGGGTACGCCATCAGCCAGGACAAGCGCAAACAGATCGAGGAACGCTTCGGCTGGGGCAAGACCGTCGGCGGTCTGGTCCAGATGATGTACCGCGGACCCGGGTGCGTCGGCCAGCACTTCTGCCTGACGATGATCGGATCGAACCTCGTGCGCATGCGCACGCTGGCACTGGCTGCCGGGCCATCGTGATGAGCGTCCGGCAACGCCGTCTTGCCGCAGCCGCGCGAAGAGGCGGTCGTAAACAAGGCGAATCGCGGCATCCGGACTGCGGGAATCGCCACCGGATGGTAAGCAGCCGCCAATCCGGCGAGCACGAAAACGTTCGATCAATACCGTGCCTCTACAGTCAAAACAATACGAGCGGACCGTTCGTTAGGCGATTTTCAACAGCCTGCTAACGATAGCCTGACGATCCGGGCGGGCTAACATTCGAGATCGATATACCGTCCCCGGAATGCCTCGCCTGCCCCAGGAATTCCGCAAGCGTGGAACGGCGCGGATTTTGGAGGAGTTTCTCACAGGCTGCTGTAAGCGCGGCGCTGGTGGAATCATGAAAGCCGGGGCTGTAGTCTGAAACGCGTGCGCGCTGTCGCGCCAGCGTTGCAACTTATGTTGCGCAGGAGTCGATGGAGTTGGCCGGATCAACACAAGACAAACCGCTGAATGAGCGAGGCGACGGCGTTTCTGACAACGACTGGATCGCGGCAGCGGCCCGGTTGCAGCTGGCTGTCTATCTTCGACTCGATGCGACCGGCAGGATTACCGCGGCCGCCGGTGACTCGCTCGATACGCTCGGATACGAACCGCACGAACTGGCCGGGATGGAATTCTCCGGGTTTGCCATGGCCGGCGGCCACGATTCGCTGGTTCAGCGGATCCGGGACATTGCCGGCGGGGAACCGGAATCCGCTGTCGATGCGGGCGACCTGATCGCATGCCCTCCGCAAGCCGGGTGGCGCCTCGGTCCGGATGGTGCAGGCGGGGTGGTGGCGAGTTGCGTACGGAGCCCGTCGCCGACCATCTGGCCGACGGAATCCACTCTGCTGGAACTCGCCGATACCGTCCCGTCGCGAATCGCCTATGTCGATCGCGACCTGCGCTATCGGTTCAATAACCGCGCCTATGAGAAATCCTTCAACGTTCGCCGGGACGATCTCTATGGCAAGCATATATCGGCGATCATTGAGCCCGGCTCGCTGGACGTGCTCCTGCCGTTGTATAGACGTGCTCT
Coding sequences within:
- a CDS encoding AAA family ATPase — its product is MMEEFVNTDRSERRAGAPVSSPDRGAATHLWSLRADLADILAHEPPGRPWFIDQIVELGRGALLNGLGGSSKTRALYHFGIAGVIGRLPWNWTVASTGSSILVLTEDTRRDLHETLYPMCRALGVTEAELEQINQHLHVLPLAGEDFRLLDMPDGRTLDRTGRYDQLREMIDGLGNTVFVGLDPALALTAGNELDQNHQRMLGKAVDDLAVNTEATVMLTSHATKGSLSQNELSSHSSRGGGAITDKVRAEYVMRTMTAKEGKEAGITDPEERKRHVQLVGVKGNNLPPESYVPAWLCRGDGGALHAADITQDKANEGLSSRKQQALSILVRLHQGDTAKSPRFSEWQSECFSQGVIASNTEEARKRAMGRVRESLQNAGMIQPGEKSGAWVPTEQGEKYARAT
- the hpnD gene encoding presqualene diphosphate synthase HpnD, whose protein sequence is MDPDQYCQQKAAASGSSFYYSFLFLPEQRRRAITALYAFCREVDDVVDEVSETEAARMKMAWWRAEVERLFAGQANHPVGRALAPMVEAFDLPREHFHEIINGMEMDIDHAGYATFADLETYCWRVASVVGLLSAEIFGYEDAGTREYARDLGMAFQLTNILRDVREDAMRGRIYIPGEELDAYGVKPGELLQPSTPEHVRRLFEAQAQRARTYYDRAFAALPSGDRHAQRSGIIMARIYLTLLDEIERDGYRVLEHRVALTPLRKLWIAWRTARAEARHRRRNKRAA
- a CDS encoding KTSC domain-containing protein encodes the protein MNSPIVHEKHTRPEQVEVHMQDVKSRSIRRLGYNPETQQLVIQFYDSLPGLRTVYSPVPQEVVDGLMNAKSMGQYLEENIRYTYDFALIDEDGLVDPEKTRQRRDGEI
- a CDS encoding transposase, encoding MDAPTDMVMASDWVGFTRKSLEHTGTVVDYLARYTRRIATTNARVLAVDDERVTLRCRDGGRHKALALDGAEFVRRFLLHVAAEGLMRVRHYGFLANRCRSEKLARIRAAIAATPPSEPQPEAPAIIPCICPRCRQPTLQVTSGDRPASRSAHNIHGGALKTALNRTSYRRSPIRPTGWTPACAHVLASAPLARYIARTGTRQGRE
- the hpnE gene encoding hydroxysqualene dehydroxylase HpnE encodes the protein MSAGGRRVAIIGGGWSGLTTAVDLTRHGFTVSLFEAGAEPGGRARRLALDGHTLDNGQHLLLGAYHATLDAMRTVGVDPERVLRREPLALRLEAADAVFEVRTPRHGGRAALAWALATMRGVRAADRLRALACAPALRRLPVQDQPAAEWLAACGQPRAVIERLWGPLCLAALNAAPEHASARLLARVLQEAFQSRPASDLLFPTVDLGALFPRPARDWLIERGQRVHTGTRVRALVPETHGWRLDCANTIFDDVVLATDPTAAARLLPGDAESADHARRLQALGAAPIATVYLDYGPDPARGRLPGLPMTGRLDAPGQWLFDRRLTGSPGVLAVVVSGQGPHERMSRDELARAVIEQLAADADAHTGPAPRILGVVRDKRATFDPRPGIESLRVDTTGPRPGLWYAGDHVDTGLPATIEGAVRAGRLCAEAINDGSDRQ
- a CDS encoding SDR family NAD(P)-dependent oxidoreductase, with the translated sequence MSDAMTPQTPDLQGRTILITGAGDGLGAALARTAGRAGAEVILLGRTVHKLETVYDAIVADGGPQPAIYPLDLEGATPADYAELADRVGEQCGHLDAVIHNAAMLGSQTPLEHYEPLEWARVLQVNLTAPMLLTQAVIPLLRKSLDPIVLFLGEQRQSAYWGAYGVSKAGVNALADIFRDELEGNARIRVEYCDPGPMRTPMRRQAFPGALPEEMPVPEAAVPGILSRLVSD